A single genomic interval of Spirosoma linguale DSM 74 harbors:
- a CDS encoding HAD-superfamily hydrolase, subfamily IA, variant 1 (TIGRFAM: HAD-superfamily hydrolase, subfamily IA, variant 1~PFAM: Haloacid dehalogenase domain protein hydrolase~KEGG: mno:Mnod_6360 haloacid dehalogenase domain protein hydrolase), translating to MNYKLVIFDFDGTLADSFPYFLRTINTLAIHYNFKQVELQHIDQLRALDARQMMKLAKLPAWKIPFIARSFIRLMARDIDQIQLFAGVPALLNQLTNEGVQLAIVSSNSEANIRRVLGPDNAILIQHYACGTALFGKQRKFKKVMSKYRVKPSETLCIGDEIRDIDAARKVNAAIGAVSWGYTHVSALKIYSDVILFDSLNDILATVLGDHLQNKP from the coding sequence ATGAACTACAAACTGGTCATTTTCGATTTTGACGGCACCCTTGCCGACTCGTTTCCATACTTTTTACGCACGATCAATACGCTGGCAATCCACTATAATTTTAAACAGGTAGAACTTCAGCACATTGATCAATTACGGGCGCTCGATGCGCGGCAAATGATGAAACTGGCCAAATTACCGGCCTGGAAAATTCCATTTATCGCCCGTTCGTTCATCCGGCTGATGGCCCGTGATATTGATCAGATACAATTATTTGCCGGGGTACCTGCCTTACTGAATCAACTGACTAACGAGGGCGTTCAACTGGCGATTGTGAGTTCAAACTCAGAAGCCAACATTCGCCGGGTTTTAGGACCCGACAATGCAATTCTTATTCAGCATTATGCCTGTGGAACGGCCCTCTTTGGGAAACAGCGTAAATTCAAAAAAGTGATGTCTAAGTACCGGGTGAAACCCAGCGAAACATTGTGCATTGGCGACGAAATTCGAGATATCGACGCAGCTCGAAAAGTTAATGCCGCCATTGGTGCGGTTTCCTGGGGATACACGCATGTCAGCGCGTTAAAAATTTACTCGGACGTCATACTATTCGACTCACTAAACGACATCTTAGCCACAGTGCTTGGCGACCATTTACAAAACAAACCTTAA
- a CDS encoding NUDIX hydrolase (PFAM: NUDIX hydrolase~KEGG: pat:Patl_3729 NUDIX hydrolase) has translation MQHVSQQAYMPQLSIDCVIFGYQAKQLKVLIPKLDLAGEFWTLPSGFVYQYEDIDEAAIRILGDRTGINDIYLEQFRVFGKASRDNGRFIDRLIELNQDKLEKKRQNPTDYEWITKRFISIGFYALVDINKVIPQKTSLDATIDWYDIHELPTMILDHNDIVQEALSTLRRDLDQKLIAYNLLPETFTMKELQQLYEAIYDQPFAANNFPRKILEQNVLERLEKKFTGAANKAPYLYRLRQPSVPDSLVTQ, from the coding sequence ATGCAACATGTAAGTCAGCAAGCCTATATGCCCCAGCTTAGCATTGATTGTGTGATCTTCGGCTACCAGGCAAAACAGCTGAAGGTTCTCATCCCGAAACTTGATCTGGCTGGCGAATTCTGGACACTGCCAAGCGGTTTTGTGTATCAGTATGAAGACATTGACGAAGCGGCCATACGGATTTTAGGAGACAGAACCGGCATCAACGACATTTACCTGGAACAGTTTCGGGTGTTTGGCAAAGCCAGCCGCGACAATGGCCGTTTTATCGATCGGCTCATTGAGCTCAATCAGGATAAGCTGGAAAAGAAGCGGCAGAACCCAACGGATTACGAGTGGATTACCAAACGATTCATTTCAATTGGCTTTTACGCGCTGGTCGACATCAACAAGGTCATTCCACAAAAAACCAGTTTGGATGCCACTATCGACTGGTACGACATTCACGAACTACCGACCATGATTTTAGATCATAACGACATCGTTCAGGAAGCGCTCAGTACACTCCGCCGTGATCTGGATCAAAAGTTGATTGCGTATAATCTGCTGCCCGAAACCTTTACAATGAAAGAACTTCAGCAGTTATACGAAGCAATCTACGACCAGCCCTTTGCTGCCAACAATTTTCCCCGGAAGATTCTGGAACAGAACGTACTGGAACGTTTGGAGAAGAAATTCACCGGTGCCGCCAACAAAGCACCCTACTTATACCGATTACGACAGCCATCCGTGCCCGACTCGCTAGTGACGCAGTAA
- a CDS encoding glycosyl hydrolase BNR repeat-containing protein (PFAM: glycosyl hydrolase BNR repeat-containing protein~KEGG: pha:PSHAb0159 putative sialidase): protein MLHSFLLAASLSLSQPLPPAQGIRPDSTTNQPIAETTVFRNGEGGYLCYRIPAIVKTPTGTLLAFAEGRRTDCGDFGDVDIVLRTSKDNGQSWSPIQTVVDFGTMQAGNAAPVFDVSDPRFPAGRLFLLYNTGTDSEANVRKGLAIREVWYKTSTDGGQSWSEPVNITTQVSRPNRPSVNPAYAFPEDWRSYANTPGHALQLQKGRYKGRIFVAANHSEGPPQQQFRDYRAHGFYSDDHGKTWKLSPTIPYPGGNESTAAETPGGGLLLNARNQSGDVKNRLLAFSSNAGESWEPVVVATDLPDPVCQGSMLNYQPRRGAYVLLFSNPNSQTSRTNLTVRVSRDGGKTWSQGNSIYAGSSAYSDLVVQQDNTIGVLYEKDNYTKITYARFPYDWLVK from the coding sequence ATGCTCCACTCCTTTCTACTGGCCGCCAGTCTTAGCCTGAGCCAGCCCCTCCCACCGGCACAAGGCATTCGACCCGATAGCACTACCAATCAACCCATTGCCGAAACGACAGTTTTCCGGAATGGCGAAGGGGGCTATCTCTGCTACCGGATTCCGGCCATTGTAAAAACACCGACCGGAACCCTGCTGGCGTTTGCCGAAGGGCGTCGGACGGATTGCGGTGATTTTGGCGATGTCGATATTGTTTTGCGAACGAGTAAAGACAATGGGCAGTCCTGGAGTCCGATTCAGACCGTTGTCGACTTTGGCACCATGCAGGCGGGTAATGCTGCGCCGGTGTTTGATGTAAGCGACCCGCGCTTTCCGGCTGGCCGACTGTTTTTGCTCTATAACACGGGAACGGATTCGGAGGCCAATGTCCGAAAAGGGCTGGCCATTCGGGAAGTGTGGTACAAAACCAGTACGGATGGCGGGCAAAGCTGGTCGGAGCCGGTAAACATCACCACGCAGGTATCGCGCCCCAACAGGCCCAGCGTGAACCCTGCCTATGCTTTTCCTGAAGACTGGCGCTCGTACGCCAACACGCCGGGCCATGCGCTGCAACTGCAGAAAGGGCGGTACAAAGGGCGGATTTTTGTGGCGGCCAATCATTCCGAAGGCCCGCCACAGCAACAATTTCGGGATTATCGGGCGCATGGTTTTTATTCCGACGATCACGGCAAAACCTGGAAACTAAGCCCAACCATCCCCTATCCCGGCGGCAACGAAAGCACAGCCGCAGAAACGCCCGGCGGGGGCCTGCTGCTGAACGCCCGGAACCAGTCGGGCGATGTCAAAAACCGCCTGTTGGCCTTCTCATCCAACGCGGGAGAAAGCTGGGAGCCGGTCGTTGTCGCTACTGATTTACCCGACCCGGTTTGCCAGGGAAGTATGCTCAATTACCAGCCGCGCCGTGGGGCCTACGTGCTCCTGTTCTCGAATCCGAACAGCCAGACCAGCCGTACCAATCTGACGGTTCGCGTAAGCCGGGATGGGGGCAAAACGTGGTCACAAGGCAACTCTATTTATGCCGGTTCGTCGGCCTATTCAGACCTGGTTGTTCAGCAGGACAACACAATCGGCGTACTGTACGAGAAAGACAACTACACCAAAATCACCTACGCCCGTTTCCCCTACGACTGGCTGGTCAAGTAA
- a CDS encoding Beta-galactosidase (PFAM: Glycoside hydrolase family 42 domain protein; Beta-galactosidase trimerisation domain protein~KEGG: kpe:KPK_5057 glycosyl hydrolase, family 42) — MQTTIARYVLLTICLFRSLTGFTQSTPPAKLLYGVAYYDEYMPYERLDKDIAMMKESGINVVRIAESTWGTVEPQDGVFNFSHIDRVLNAMHKAGIRVIVGTPTYAVPTWLVRKYPDVLAITPTGPNRYGQRQNMDITNPHYRFHAERVIRKIMEHVKDHPAIIGYQIDNETKAYNTAGPDVQKQFVEYAKAKFGSLDSLNKAFGLDYWSNRINSWDDFPSMVGSINGSQTAEFAKFQRKLVTDFLAWQAAIVNEYKRPGQFVTQNFDLEWRGYSFGIQPDVDHFAAAKPLDIAGIDIYHPTQNALTGIEIALGGDLARSMKVDGSNRGRNYLVLETEAQGFAEWLPYPGQLRLQAFSHLASGANMVSYWPWHSVHNAIETYWKGLLSHDFQPNPTFDEAKTIGKDFERLSPQLVNLKKTNQVAVLFSNEALTAFNAFRFGWYNRDTYNDILRPMYDALYRMNVGVDFVDPSSTNLQQYKLIVVPVLYAASDELLHRLNNYVKNGGHIVYTFKSGFTDQNVKVRTQVQPAIIGEALGITYSQFTTPQNVTLKGDPYGVGAEHNKVKTWMELITPTTAKVMAYYDHPVWGKYAAVTQNAFGKGLATYIGCWTDDAITEKILADAVKKANLWGDAQSLAFPIITRQGVNQQGKTIQYVFNYSAKPVSVTYPFANGRELLQGQSVLKNGKLELEPWGIKIIEVN, encoded by the coding sequence ATGCAAACCACAATCGCCCGGTATGTACTGCTTACCATCTGTTTATTCCGTTCTCTGACGGGTTTTACACAATCCACCCCGCCCGCAAAGCTGCTGTATGGCGTGGCGTATTATGATGAGTACATGCCCTACGAACGGCTGGATAAGGATATTGCGATGATGAAAGAGTCGGGTATCAACGTGGTCCGCATTGCCGAGTCGACCTGGGGGACGGTGGAACCGCAGGATGGCGTATTTAACTTTTCGCATATCGACCGTGTCCTGAACGCCATGCACAAAGCCGGTATTCGGGTCATCGTCGGTACGCCGACCTACGCGGTGCCTACCTGGCTGGTTCGCAAATACCCCGATGTGCTGGCTATCACCCCGACCGGCCCGAACCGCTACGGCCAGCGTCAGAACATGGACATAACCAATCCGCATTACCGCTTCCATGCCGAACGGGTCATTCGCAAGATCATGGAGCACGTGAAAGACCATCCAGCCATTATTGGCTATCAGATCGATAACGAAACGAAGGCGTATAATACCGCCGGGCCTGACGTACAAAAGCAATTTGTCGAGTATGCTAAAGCCAAGTTTGGCTCGCTGGATTCGCTTAACAAAGCCTTTGGTCTCGACTACTGGAGTAACCGCATCAATAGCTGGGACGATTTTCCGTCGATGGTCGGCTCGATCAACGGCAGTCAGACGGCCGAATTCGCCAAATTTCAGCGGAAGCTGGTGACGGATTTTTTGGCCTGGCAAGCTGCCATCGTCAACGAATACAAGCGGCCCGGCCAGTTTGTTACCCAGAATTTCGACCTGGAATGGCGGGGGTATTCCTTCGGGATTCAGCCCGACGTGGATCATTTTGCAGCCGCCAAACCGCTCGACATTGCCGGTATCGACATCTACCACCCCACTCAGAACGCGCTGACCGGCATCGAAATAGCGTTGGGCGGTGATCTGGCCCGGTCGATGAAAGTCGATGGGTCGAACCGGGGCCGGAATTACCTGGTGCTGGAAACCGAAGCGCAGGGTTTTGCGGAGTGGCTGCCGTACCCCGGTCAACTACGGTTACAGGCCTTCAGCCACCTGGCGTCGGGCGCTAACATGGTTAGTTACTGGCCGTGGCATTCCGTTCATAATGCGATAGAAACGTACTGGAAGGGCCTGCTGAGCCATGATTTCCAGCCAAACCCGACTTTTGATGAAGCCAAAACCATTGGTAAGGATTTCGAGCGATTGAGTCCGCAGCTAGTCAACCTCAAAAAAACGAATCAGGTAGCGGTTCTCTTCAGCAACGAAGCCCTGACCGCCTTTAACGCCTTCCGGTTCGGCTGGTATAATCGGGACACGTACAACGATATTTTGCGGCCTATGTACGATGCCCTCTACCGCATGAATGTGGGCGTCGATTTTGTCGATCCCAGCAGTACCAACCTGCAACAGTATAAACTAATCGTTGTGCCGGTTCTGTACGCAGCCTCCGATGAGCTACTGCACCGACTGAACAACTACGTCAAAAATGGCGGCCACATTGTTTATACTTTCAAAAGTGGCTTCACCGACCAGAACGTCAAGGTTCGCACGCAGGTGCAGCCGGCCATCATCGGCGAGGCTCTGGGCATTACCTACAGTCAGTTCACCACGCCCCAGAACGTAACGCTGAAAGGCGACCCGTATGGCGTGGGGGCTGAGCACAACAAGGTGAAAACGTGGATGGAACTCATCACGCCCACCACGGCGAAGGTGATGGCCTATTACGATCATCCGGTTTGGGGCAAGTACGCGGCCGTTACCCAGAATGCCTTTGGCAAGGGCCTGGCCACCTACATAGGCTGCTGGACTGACGACGCCATCACCGAAAAAATACTGGCCGACGCGGTGAAGAAAGCCAACCTCTGGGGTGATGCCCAGTCGCTTGCGTTTCCCATCATTACCCGGCAGGGCGTCAACCAGCAGGGCAAGACGATCCAGTACGTGTTCAATTATTCGGCCAAACCGGTTAGCGTAACCTACCCCTTTGCCAACGGCCGCGAATTGCTACAAGGGCAATCGGTGCTGAAGAACGGCAAGCTGGAACTGGAACCCTGGGGGATTAAGATTATTGAGGTCAATTAA
- a CDS encoding regulatory protein GntR HTH (PFAM: regulatory protein GntR HTH; GntR domain protein~SMART: regulatory protein GntR HTH~KEGG: ara:Arad_8484 transcriptional regulator protein), giving the protein MDYVHSQNDFKLNENLTLVDKVETDLLDFFNDKQFKAGDVIPKEIELAAQLGVSRTVLREALLRLRMRGMLDTKKKRGTVITNPDLLSLIEKTLYPGILDNATLRDIFELRMVMEIGMGDLIFERVTQNDIDELYAIVADEPVNTEDMIFDSEQEIRFHGKLYDITGNETLRRFQRMLLPIFKYVHESGILKKQVQQKKFVSHRGIVDVIQHGTPEAFRNAMRNHFENHFQRLF; this is encoded by the coding sequence ATGGACTACGTACATAGCCAGAATGATTTCAAGTTGAATGAGAACCTGACGTTAGTCGACAAAGTGGAGACGGACCTGCTTGACTTTTTCAACGACAAGCAGTTTAAAGCGGGCGATGTAATTCCGAAGGAGATCGAACTAGCGGCTCAGTTGGGTGTGAGCCGCACAGTTCTGCGCGAAGCGTTGTTACGGCTGCGGATGCGCGGCATGCTCGATACCAAGAAAAAACGGGGTACGGTCATTACCAATCCTGACCTGCTCTCGCTGATTGAAAAAACATTGTATCCCGGCATTCTGGACAACGCCACCCTGCGCGATATTTTCGAGTTACGCATGGTTATGGAGATCGGTATGGGCGATCTGATTTTTGAGCGCGTAACTCAGAATGACATTGACGAACTCTACGCTATCGTTGCCGATGAACCGGTCAATACCGAAGACATGATCTTCGATTCGGAACAGGAAATTCGCTTCCATGGCAAGTTGTACGACATTACCGGTAACGAAACGCTGCGCCGGTTTCAGCGCATGCTGCTACCCATTTTCAAGTATGTGCACGAAAGCGGCATCCTGAAAAAACAGGTGCAGCAAAAGAAGTTTGTCTCCCACCGGGGCATTGTCGACGTTATCCAGCATGGTACGCCCGAGGCCTTCCGAAACGCCATGCGCAACCACTTCGAGAATCACTTTCAACGCTTATTCTAA
- a CDS encoding N-acylglucosamine 2-epimerase (PFAM: N-acylglucosamine 2-epimerase~KEGG: hypothetical protein ; K01787 N- acylglucosamine 2-epimerase) translates to MLTLNTYTQLYRDALLNDVIPFWQTHSIDRQAGGFFTCLDQKGNVYDTDKFIWLQARQVWTFSMLYNRVSDTSPEQSSDWLAVAKHGASFLKKHGRADDGSWYFSLTRDGRPLVQPYNIFSDCFATMAFGQLSVATGNDEYAHIAQSTFEQILRRRDNPKGKWNKAIAATRPLKNFALPMILCNLSLEIEHLLDRQLVDQTIDECIHEVMNVFYDPDLGLIRENVTPDGQFSDSYEGRLLNPGHAIEAMWFIMDLATRRNDQALLEKAVRITLATLDYAWDTKYGGLFYFMDSQGHPTQQLEWDQKLWWVHVETLVTVLKGYQKTGNQACWDWFERLHTYTWQHFPDPAHGEWYGYLNRRGEVFLPLKGGKWKGCFHVPRGLYQCWQTLKSLDLNQSATTDRPEGDLHGYFSSPPAS, encoded by the coding sequence ATGCTTACTCTCAATACATATACCCAGCTTTACCGCGATGCATTACTGAATGATGTCATTCCGTTCTGGCAGACCCATTCGATCGACCGGCAGGCGGGCGGCTTTTTTACCTGTCTTGATCAGAAAGGCAACGTTTACGACACCGATAAATTCATTTGGCTTCAGGCACGTCAGGTCTGGACCTTTTCCATGCTTTACAACCGGGTGAGCGACACGTCGCCGGAGCAGTCCTCCGACTGGCTGGCTGTAGCGAAGCACGGGGCCAGTTTCCTGAAGAAACATGGCCGGGCCGACGATGGAAGCTGGTACTTTTCCCTGACGCGCGACGGTCGGCCGCTGGTACAACCCTACAATATTTTCTCGGACTGTTTCGCAACGATGGCGTTCGGGCAATTATCGGTAGCGACGGGGAATGACGAGTACGCTCATATTGCACAATCGACGTTTGAGCAGATTCTGCGTCGGCGCGACAACCCGAAAGGCAAGTGGAATAAAGCCATTGCCGCCACCCGACCGCTCAAGAATTTTGCGCTTCCGATGATTCTGTGCAACCTCTCGCTGGAAATCGAGCACCTGCTCGATCGTCAGTTGGTCGACCAGACTATTGACGAATGCATTCACGAGGTTATGAATGTTTTCTACGACCCGGACTTAGGCTTGATTCGAGAGAACGTAACGCCCGATGGGCAGTTTTCAGACAGTTACGAAGGGCGTCTGCTGAATCCGGGCCATGCCATTGAAGCGATGTGGTTCATCATGGACCTGGCTACCCGGCGCAATGATCAGGCCCTGCTCGAAAAAGCCGTTCGCATTACGCTGGCTACTCTGGACTACGCCTGGGATACCAAGTATGGCGGTCTGTTTTATTTTATGGATAGTCAGGGACACCCAACCCAGCAGCTGGAATGGGACCAGAAACTATGGTGGGTCCACGTTGAAACACTCGTTACGGTATTGAAAGGGTATCAAAAAACGGGAAACCAGGCATGTTGGGACTGGTTTGAGCGCCTGCACACGTATACCTGGCAGCATTTCCCCGACCCTGCACATGGCGAATGGTACGGCTACCTGAACCGACGGGGCGAGGTGTTTTTACCGTTGAAGGGAGGAAAATGGAAAGGCTGTTTCCACGTACCACGGGGCCTGTATCAGTGCTGGCAAACCTTAAAAAGCCTAGATCTAAACCAGTCCGCAACGACTGACCGCCCTGAAGGGGATTTACACGGCTATTTTTCCTCACCCCCAGCCTCCTAA
- a CDS encoding major facilitator superfamily MFS_1 (PFAM: major facilitator superfamily MFS_1~KEGG: bba:Bd0693 major facilitator transporter) — translation MNSKTLTSGQIAIMAVSAGVCVANIYYNQPILPHMARTFQATENEVGRVAVLAQAGYGVGLFFLTPLGDKINRKRLMLFLQILLVIALGCMALASSLLLVNIMSFFIGLFAVSVQIIVPMAASLAKENRGRVVGIIFTGILVGVLFARVFSGFIAEWFGWRYVYGISAGMVGVVALALQLSLPNVASAFTGSYGQLLSSTLAQVRRFPLLRNTALLGAMVFGTFCSFWTTLTFHLSGPPFQYQTGTIGLFGLLAIGAALLAPVFGKQADKGNAKQIRLFMAFLLIFSVLIVKVFPLSATAFILTVLLLDLGAQSIQVTNTALIYTLDSTAHSRINTVYMTSYFIGGAIGTFVGIQCWAWGGWTLVTWQLLLWSSLAMLVLLLGSRLKTADA, via the coding sequence ATGAATAGCAAAACGTTAACATCCGGTCAGATCGCCATTATGGCCGTATCGGCAGGGGTGTGTGTCGCCAATATTTATTATAATCAACCTATACTTCCTCATATGGCCCGCACATTTCAGGCAACTGAAAACGAAGTTGGCAGGGTGGCTGTGCTCGCTCAGGCCGGGTACGGTGTAGGGCTATTTTTTCTGACACCCCTTGGGGATAAAATCAATCGAAAACGACTGATGTTGTTTTTGCAGATTCTGCTCGTCATCGCACTTGGGTGTATGGCATTGGCCAGTAGTTTGTTGCTGGTAAACATCATGAGTTTTTTTATTGGCCTTTTCGCCGTTTCGGTGCAGATTATTGTCCCAATGGCAGCAAGTCTGGCTAAGGAAAATCGGGGGCGGGTTGTTGGTATTATCTTCACTGGCATTCTGGTAGGGGTATTATTCGCGAGGGTCTTCAGCGGTTTCATCGCCGAATGGTTCGGGTGGCGGTATGTATACGGTATTTCGGCGGGGATGGTTGGCGTTGTTGCGCTGGCTCTTCAGCTTTCGTTGCCCAATGTGGCTTCTGCATTCACAGGCAGTTACGGACAGTTGCTATCATCGACGCTTGCACAGGTTCGCCGTTTTCCGCTACTACGCAATACGGCTCTGTTGGGGGCTATGGTGTTCGGAACGTTTTGTTCGTTCTGGACTACGCTTACGTTTCACCTCAGTGGCCCGCCTTTTCAGTATCAGACGGGTACCATTGGCCTGTTCGGCTTACTAGCCATTGGAGCCGCCCTGCTGGCGCCGGTATTCGGTAAACAGGCCGACAAAGGCAATGCTAAACAGATACGTCTGTTTATGGCGTTCCTGCTCATTTTTAGCGTACTGATCGTAAAAGTATTTCCGCTCTCAGCTACGGCATTCATTCTTACTGTCCTGCTGCTGGATTTGGGCGCACAGTCTATACAGGTGACGAACACGGCGCTTATCTACACACTCGACAGCACTGCGCATAGCCGTATCAATACAGTATATATGACCTCCTACTTCATTGGTGGAGCCATTGGAACGTTTGTGGGCATTCAGTGCTGGGCCTGGGGCGGATGGACGCTGGTGACCTGGCAATTGTTACTCTGGAGTAGCCTGGCTATGCTGGTTTTACTGCTTGGTTCACGGCTGAAGACAGCTGACGCTTAG
- a CDS encoding hypothetical protein (KEGG: hypothetical protein) — protein MLLRVNFFVFSLLIRLLIASYKLTTMASFNSYKILLGLLLCTVLAASAQTNLTRLSPELAKQFTTTDPLFKEPYVDVDEWRDKPVRHRYVHGGFTETGARFSFYFPAKENYQGRFFQYITPFPDNENLSQGAAGEEDKIGFAVNHGAYFIETNEGGAIDFSKPMAADPTIGAYRVNATSAQFSRIVAAQLYGKHRTYGYCFGGSGGAFRTVGGMENTQGVWDGAVPYVLGSPVAIPNVFTVRMNAMRVLKDKFPQIIDALEPGGSGDMYAGLNEEEKEALREVTAMGFPPKAWYGYKNMGIHGFLVLYQGIVGADKTYFTQDFWSKPGYLGANPTASLLKARIQQVSKIKAGIPITQAVSLGITQPLSEHDRGTADAAWKSIGGVEGSMPVAFQLENTLPDMDFLGGDLLIKSGAAAGKSLQLTKIAGDKVVLGPADAAVLALIKPGDGVQVDNSNFLAVQTYHRHQDPGPQYPVWNQFRDASGKPLYPQRPMQLGPLFTRGAAGVLPTGKFNGKMILLESLWDREAFAWQADWYRSRVKDVLGDSTDARFRLWYTDHALHGDVAVEDDPTHTVSYLGVLQQALLDLSAWVEKGVEPAATTKYTIDNGQVIIPQTADERRGIQPVVSLKANGSKRAEISVGQTVTFTADVAVPKNRGKVVAAGWNFEGLPENSGKLANAFPVAAPLTPTDKTGSHVTVKATHTFSKPGTYFPTLRVASQREGDTKTPYTRILNLDRVRVVVK, from the coding sequence ATGCTATTGCGTGTTAACTTCTTCGTTTTCAGTTTATTAATTCGTCTTCTGATAGCTTCATATAAGTTAACCACTATGGCATCGTTCAACTCTTATAAAATCCTGCTTGGCCTGTTGCTTTGTACCGTTTTGGCGGCCAGCGCACAAACCAACCTGACCCGGCTAAGCCCCGAACTGGCGAAACAGTTTACCACCACCGATCCGCTGTTTAAAGAACCGTATGTCGATGTGGATGAATGGCGGGATAAGCCGGTGCGCCACCGCTATGTACATGGTGGCTTTACCGAAACCGGCGCTCGGTTTTCGTTTTACTTCCCCGCTAAAGAGAATTACCAGGGCCGCTTCTTCCAGTACATCACCCCCTTTCCCGATAATGAAAACCTCTCGCAGGGGGCAGCCGGTGAGGAAGACAAGATTGGCTTTGCGGTAAACCACGGCGCTTATTTTATCGAAACCAACGAAGGGGGCGCTATCGACTTTTCCAAACCGATGGCTGCCGACCCAACCATCGGAGCTTACCGCGTGAACGCGACCTCGGCCCAGTTCTCCCGGATTGTGGCCGCTCAGTTATATGGCAAACACCGGACGTATGGCTATTGTTTCGGGGGGAGTGGGGGAGCCTTCCGAACCGTGGGTGGTATGGAAAATACACAAGGTGTGTGGGATGGAGCCGTTCCGTACGTACTGGGTTCGCCCGTCGCCATTCCGAACGTCTTTACGGTCAGGATGAACGCCATGCGGGTGCTGAAGGATAAATTCCCTCAGATCATTGATGCGCTGGAACCGGGTGGTAGTGGAGATATGTACGCAGGTTTGAACGAAGAAGAAAAAGAAGCCCTGCGTGAAGTAACGGCTATGGGCTTTCCGCCAAAAGCCTGGTATGGCTACAAAAACATGGGGATTCATGGCTTTCTGGTGCTCTATCAGGGTATCGTCGGGGCGGATAAGACTTATTTTACGCAAGACTTCTGGTCGAAGCCAGGTTACCTGGGCGCAAACCCAACGGCATCGTTGCTCAAAGCCCGAATCCAGCAAGTGAGCAAGATCAAAGCGGGGATTCCGATTACGCAGGCGGTCAGTTTGGGCATCACCCAACCGTTGTCCGAACACGACCGGGGCACGGCCGATGCTGCCTGGAAAAGTATCGGTGGAGTTGAAGGTAGCATGCCCGTAGCTTTTCAACTCGAAAACACCCTGCCGGACATGGATTTTCTAGGTGGCGATCTGCTCATCAAAAGCGGGGCCGCTGCGGGAAAAAGCCTGCAACTGACCAAAATTGCCGGTGATAAAGTGGTATTGGGTCCTGCCGATGCGGCTGTGCTGGCGCTGATCAAACCGGGCGATGGCGTACAGGTGGACAACTCTAACTTTTTAGCCGTACAAACGTATCACCGCCATCAGGACCCCGGCCCGCAGTACCCCGTCTGGAACCAGTTTCGCGATGCATCCGGCAAACCACTATACCCTCAGCGGCCCATGCAGTTAGGCCCCTTGTTTACCCGTGGTGCTGCGGGCGTGTTGCCGACGGGTAAATTCAACGGCAAAATGATCCTGCTCGAATCGCTCTGGGACCGCGAAGCCTTTGCCTGGCAGGCTGACTGGTACCGCAGCCGGGTAAAAGACGTGCTGGGTGATAGCACCGACGCCCGGTTCAGACTCTGGTATACCGATCACGCCCTGCACGGCGATGTGGCGGTGGAAGATGACCCAACGCATACCGTCAGTTACCTGGGGGTATTGCAGCAGGCCTTGCTGGATTTGAGTGCCTGGGTTGAGAAGGGTGTTGAACCAGCCGCTACCACGAAGTATACCATCGACAACGGTCAGGTGATTATTCCGCAAACGGCCGACGAGCGCCGGGGTATCCAGCCCGTCGTCAGCCTGAAAGCGAATGGCAGTAAACGGGCCGAAATTTCAGTAGGGCAAACCGTCACCTTCACGGCTGACGTTGCCGTACCCAAAAACAGGGGTAAAGTCGTGGCGGCAGGCTGGAACTTTGAAGGTCTGCCCGAAAATAGTGGCAAGCTGGCGAATGCGTTTCCGGTGGCCGCTCCCCTGACGCCAACGGATAAAACAGGTTCCCACGTTACGGTCAAAGCGACGCACACGTTTTCCAAACCCGGCACCTATTTCCCAACGCTACGGGTAGCTTCACAGCGGGAAGGCGACACCAAAACACCCTATACCCGCATCCTGAACCTGGACCGTGTGCGGGTCGTTGTAAAGTGA